A genomic segment from Streptomyces antibioticus encodes:
- a CDS encoding ferredoxin translates to MGVQQEAGAGGEALEVWIDQDLCTGDGICAQYAPEVFELDIDGLAYVKSPQDELLQDKGATAPVPLPLLTDVVDSARECPGDCIHVRRVSDRVEVYGPDAE, encoded by the coding sequence ATGGGCGTGCAGCAGGAGGCCGGGGCCGGCGGTGAGGCGCTGGAGGTCTGGATCGACCAGGATCTCTGTACCGGTGACGGTATCTGCGCGCAGTACGCGCCCGAGGTGTTCGAGCTGGACATCGACGGGCTGGCGTATGTGAAGAGCCCGCAGGACGAGCTGCTTCAGGACAAGGGGGCGACGGCTCCGGTGCCGTTGCCGCTGCTGACGGACGTGGTGGATTCGGCGCGGGAGTGTCCGGGTGACTGTATCCATGTGCGTCGCGTTTCGGACAGGGTCGAGGTGTACGGCCCGGACGCGGAGTGA